The following nucleotide sequence is from Fructobacillus americanaquae.
GGACTTTGGCGACAATGCTAATTCAATAATGGCATTGGCCATTGGAATCCGCGCCTCAGGTAATCCTAATTTTTCAGCGGTTTGAATAGCTGTCACGGCTCGTTGTGCGCCGTTTGGATTAGCCAGACCAACATCCTCGTAGGCAATCACAATCAGTCGGCGGACTAAGATTTGCAGGTCACCGGCAATAATCAGCCGGGCGGCGTAGTGTAGGGCCGCGTCGACATCCGATCCTCGAATTGATTTTTGTAGAGCCGAGATAATGTCATAGTGGGCATCGCCATCCTTGTCGGCGACGAGTGACTGCCTTTGAGTAGTTTCTTCGATAACTGCCAGGTTTACCTGGACGATCCCGTTTGCATCCGGCTTGGTCGAAAGAACTGCTAACTCCAAGGAATTCAGGGCAGAACGAAGATCGCCGTTGGTTGCTTGGCTAAGGTGGGTGAGGGCCTCTTCGCTTAGATTGACTTGGTAGTTACCAAGTCCGTTTTCTTGATTTGTCAGTGCCCGTTTAATCGCTTTTTTGATGTCCAGGTCACTTAAGGGTTGGACTTGAAAAATTTGGGTCCGGGAACGGATGGCTGGCGTGACGTTTAAGTAAGGGTTTTCCGTTGTCGCCCCAATCAAGATAATCGCGCCCGATTCAAGGTGAGGAAGGAGGAAGTCTTGTTTGACCTTGTTTAGACGGTGAATTTCATCTAAAAGAAGGACGACAGTCCCTGACATTTTTGCCTCCTCAGCCACAACCTGGAGGTCCTTTTGCGAATCGGTCGCCGCGTTTAGGGCCCGAAAAGCGAAGTTGGTCGAACCAGCAATGGCTGAGGCAATTGAGGTTTTACCAGTTCCGGGTGGACCATAAAGAATCATCGAGGAAAGGCGCTTGGCTGCCACCATCCGCCAAATGATTTTATTTTCGCCGACTAGGTCTTCTTGGCCAACGATTTCTTCAATTTTTGTTGGCCGCATTCGGTAGGCCAGCGGTTTTTGTCCGGGCATGAAGGCTCCTTTCTCAGTATGGCTCTGTTTTGATAAAAAAGAAGCCGGTTGAAACCGGCTTCGTCAGGTTACAGGTCAATTGATTCTTGGTTTACGGCTGATTTTGCCGCAAGAACGACCGCATAGGGGTCGCTTGTTTGTGTTGTTCTTTCAAAATCAGATAGCAGGGTGTAGGGGTGATTGGTGCTAACAGCCATTTGTAAGTAGTTAATGTAAGCATCACCACAAGCATCCTGGTCAATCAGTAAGGTCGTGTTTGGCCAGTTTTGCATCCTTGCCTTGAGTTCTTCTTGAACTTGGCTATCATCGGCCTTTGATTCTTTAACGGCCGCGACTACTCGTTCACGAAAAGTGCCTAGGTAAAGGCGCTGCTCATCAGGATTAATCTTGGGACCGCCATTACCTTGCTGTCCCTGTTCTAAACGGCTGTTAACATCATCCATTGGGTTATCCTCCAATTACTTTACTACAGACAATTATACGAAAAAAGTTAAAAAGATTAAAGGCTTGTGCGCTTTTTTTGACGGTTAATCAACGTTTACTGGTTGATTGACCAGCACTTTGCGGTTTGATGGTTGCAGTTGTGAGCGTTGCCTGCTCAAGCAATTGTGCGAACGATTGTCGCGCTGATTTTTTCCAAAAAAAAGCCACTGCATCAGCAGTGACTTTTCAACCAGAAAGAGTTAATTAAATTATCCCAAACGGTTGTAGTATTCGACGATCAAGGCTTCGTTGATGTCAGCATCCAATTCTTCACGTTCTGGCAAACGAACGAAAGTACCTTCAAGCTTATCGGCATCAAAAGAAACGAATTGTGGACGTGAAACAACTGATTCAACAGCGATTTGGATTGGCACAATGTTCTTTGACTTTTCGCGAACAGAGATTACCTGACCAGGAACAACTTCGTATGATGGAATATCAACACGCTTACCATCAACCAAGATGTGACCGTGGTTAACCAATTGACGTGCTTGTTGGCGAGTAGTTGCCAAACCAAGACGGTAAACCAATGAGTCCAAACGGCGTTCCAAGAAGATCATAAAGTTTGTACCGTGAGTACCTTGACG
It contains:
- a CDS encoding replication-associated recombination protein A, translated to MPGQKPLAYRMRPTKIEEIVGQEDLVGENKIIWRMVAAKRLSSMILYGPPGTGKTSIASAIAGSTNFAFRALNAATDSQKDLQVVAEEAKMSGTVVLLLDEIHRLNKVKQDFLLPHLESGAIILIGATTENPYLNVTPAIRSRTQIFQVQPLSDLDIKKAIKRALTNQENGLGNYQVNLSEEALTHLSQATNGDLRSALNSLELAVLSTKPDANGIVQVNLAVIEETTQRQSLVADKDGDAHYDIISALQKSIRGSDVDAALHYAARLIIAGDLQILVRRLIVIAYEDVGLANPNGAQRAVTAIQTAEKLGLPEARIPMANAIIELALSPKSNSAYTAIDAAIAQASRSKAQTIPNHLRDSHYKGAEKLGHGNDYIYPHDFPNDWVAQQYLPDTIKDDAYFQPKGNSNFEQQLKDVNQSLKNQQRRGLK
- a CDS encoding YueI family protein gives rise to the protein MDDVNSRLEQGQQGNGGPKINPDEQRLYLGTFRERVVAAVKESKADDSQVQEELKARMQNWPNTTLLIDQDACGDAYINYLQMAVSTNHPYTLLSDFERTTQTSDPYAVVLAAKSAVNQESIDL
- the rpsD gene encoding 30S ribosomal protein S4 gives rise to the protein MSRYTGPKWRISRRLGVSLSGTGKELSRRAYAPGDHGQGRRGKVSEYGMQLREKQKLRFTYGLTERQFHSLFNKAGKVRQGTHGTNFMIFLERRLDSLVYRLGLATTRQQARQLVNHGHILVDGKRVDIPSYEVVPGQVISVREKSKNIVPIQIAVESVVSRPQFVSFDADKLEGTFVRLPEREELDADINEALIVEYYNRLG